The following are encoded together in the Deinococcus soli (ex Cha et al. 2016) genome:
- the hpf gene encoding ribosome hibernation-promoting factor, HPF/YfiA family, with product MHIYKLSGRNVEVTDAMRDYVEEKLTRLDRFNDQITDARVTLTVRDVRDADRRNRVEVQLNVPSGIIRAEEHHSDMYAAIDRASDVLERQLRKFKTRYLKHRHDATPQPEPGPAEADVNAGVDDVTEFMPEIVRQKRFDMRPMSPEDAVAQMEALGHDFYVFMNMRTNACGVVYRRKDGHYGLIEPS from the coding sequence GTGCACATCTACAAGCTGTCTGGCCGTAACGTTGAAGTCACCGATGCCATGCGTGATTACGTCGAGGAGAAACTCACGCGCCTGGATCGTTTCAATGACCAGATCACCGATGCACGCGTGACCCTGACCGTCCGCGACGTCCGCGACGCCGACCGCCGCAACCGCGTCGAGGTTCAGCTGAACGTCCCCAGCGGCATCATCCGCGCCGAGGAACACCACTCGGACATGTACGCCGCGATCGACCGGGCCAGCGACGTTCTGGAACGCCAGCTGCGCAAGTTCAAGACCCGCTACCTCAAGCACCGCCACGACGCCACGCCCCAGCCCGAGCCCGGCCCCGCCGAGGCCGACGTGAACGCCGGGGTGGACGACGTGACCGAGTTCATGCCCGAGATCGTGCGTCAGAAGCGCTTCGACATGCGTCCCATGAGCCCCGAAGACGCCGTGGCGCAGATGGAGGCGCTGGGACACGACTTCTACGTGTTCATGAACATGCGCACGAACGCCTGCGGGGTCGTGTACCGCCGCAAGGACGGCCACTACGGCCTGATCGAACCCAGCTGA
- a CDS encoding butyrate kinase gives MIAHVINPGTSGVKLACAQIEPSENPALPGQLRLTLTRAELSLDAPPTAGHLPDLTRQVLTLTADWPAPDAVVGRGGFIGRVTTGTYRVTEELAAFALACDAGQDPPNLGGPLALAVANARGVPAFIVDPQSADELLPEARPTGLRGVNRRAEFHALNARAVARRAAYEVGKRFQDARVVVAHLGATTSVTAFEAGRAIDTTGSGANGGPMGARQSGPVPARDLLRLHGQLGEQTLHHLAAESGFLALTGSANLRELEGRSLGDPDVSIVAAAFVHQAAKAIGEQTGALSARPDAIVLTGGIARWDELVDRIERRVAWIAPVFVIPGELELEALAEGAGRVLLGQEALREWTPPAGPGC, from the coding sequence GTGATCGCCCACGTGATCAATCCCGGAACCAGCGGCGTGAAACTCGCCTGCGCCCAGATCGAGCCCAGCGAGAACCCCGCCCTGCCGGGACAGCTGCGGCTGACGCTGACGCGCGCCGAACTGTCGCTGGACGCCCCCCCCACTGCCGGGCACCTGCCCGACCTCACCCGGCAGGTGCTGACCCTGACCGCAGATTGGCCCGCGCCGGACGCCGTGGTGGGGCGCGGCGGGTTCATCGGGCGGGTCACGACCGGCACGTACCGCGTGACCGAGGAACTCGCGGCGTTCGCACTGGCCTGCGACGCCGGGCAGGACCCCCCGAACCTGGGCGGCCCGCTGGCCCTGGCAGTGGCGAACGCGCGCGGCGTGCCCGCCTTCATCGTGGACCCGCAGAGCGCGGACGAACTGCTGCCCGAGGCGCGCCCCACGGGCCTGCGGGGCGTGAACCGCCGCGCGGAATTCCACGCGCTGAACGCCCGCGCGGTCGCCCGCCGCGCCGCGTACGAGGTCGGCAAGCGCTTCCAGGACGCCCGCGTGGTCGTCGCGCACCTGGGCGCCACCACCAGCGTGACCGCCTTCGAGGCCGGACGCGCCATCGACACCACGGGCAGCGGCGCGAACGGCGGCCCGATGGGCGCCCGCCAGAGCGGCCCCGTCCCCGCGCGGGACCTGCTGCGCCTGCACGGGCAGCTGGGCGAGCAGACCCTGCATCACCTCGCCGCCGAGAGCGGCTTCCTGGCCCTGACCGGCAGCGCGAACCTGCGCGAGCTGGAGGGCCGCAGCCTGGGCGACCCGGACGTCAGTATCGTCGCCGCCGCGTTCGTGCATCAGGCCGCCAAGGCCATCGGCGAGCAGACCGGCGCGCTCAGCGCCCGCCCGGACGCCATCGTCCTGACCGGCGGGATCGCCCGCTGGGACGAACTCGTGGACCGGATCGAGCGGCGCGTCGCGTGGATTGCCCCGGTGTTCGTGATTCCCGGCGAACTGGAACTCGAGGCGCTGGCCGAGGGCGCCGGACGCGTCCTGCTGGGCCAGGAGGCACTGCGCGAGTGGACGCCGCCCGCCGGGCCGGGGTGCTGA